GCCGCGGCCCTCTTCCTCGGCGCCCTCGGTGCCACCGTCGTCCTGCTCTCCGCCGGCCAGATCTGGGCGGAGGGCGTCGCGTCCGTCAGCGGCGGCACCGTCCCCGTCGCGGCCGACGGCGGCGCCGTCACCGGTGTGCCGACCGCCCTCGCGATCGTCGGCCTGGCCGCGCTCTTCGCCGTCTTCGCCGTCCGCCGCACCGGCCGCACCCTCGTCGCCGCGCTCCTCGCGCTGAGCGGCGCGGGCGCCGCCCTCGCCGCGGTCCTCGGCGCCTCCGACAGCTCCGCCCTCGATGCGGAGGCCGCCCGGATCAGCGGCGACACAGCCGCCGTCGTGTCCGGCCTGACCCACACCGCCTGGCCGTACGTCACGGCCGCCGGCGCCGTCCTCATCCTGGTCGCCGGCCTCTTCGCGCTGCGCTTCGGCAAGACCTGGCCGGCGATGGGCGGCCGCTACGAGCGGTCCGGGACTCCGCGCACCGGGCGCACGGCCCCCGCGGTCGACCCGGACCGGCCCGAGGACCTCTGGAAGGCCCTGGACCGCGGCGAGGACCCCACCCGCGGCGAGTGAGCCGACGACGGTGACGCGGAGGCTCACCGCGACGCGTGATCGTCCGGGCACCCCCGATTCATCCTCGCGCGCCCGCGTGCGGGACAATGAACACGGAGTGTCCGCGCACGCGAGACCTCACCATCGAGCAACAGCAACGAGGAGCAACTCATGGCGGGCAGCGCCCACGGACACACCCCGGCCGCCTGGACCGGTGTCATCATCTCCTTCATCGGCTTCTGCATCGCCGGCGTCTTCATGGTGGCCGCCAACCAGCCCGGATTCTGGGCGGGCATGGGTGTCATCGTCCTCGGCGGCATCGTCGGCGGCGCGATGAAGGCCGCAGGCCTCGGC
The sequence above is a segment of the Streptomyces sp. NBC_01255 genome. Coding sequences within it:
- a CDS encoding TIGR02234 family membrane protein gives rise to the protein MGYVSAVPVPQPRAARVAVPTGGGRRSLAAALFLGALGATVVLLSAGQIWAEGVASVSGGTVPVAADGGAVTGVPTALAIVGLAALFAVFAVRRTGRTLVAALLALSGAGAALAAVLGASDSSALDAEAARISGDTAAVVSGLTHTAWPYVTAAGAVLILVAGLFALRFGKTWPAMGGRYERSGTPRTGRTAPAVDPDRPEDLWKALDRGEDPTRGE
- a CDS encoding HGxxPAAW family protein, whose amino-acid sequence is MAGSAHGHTPAAWTGVIISFIGFCIAGVFMVAANQPGFWAGMGVIVLGGIVGGAMKAAGLGMPKESAAVVAAREAATATAQARS